CCGAGCCTAGCAAGGTTTGGATGGGCATTTTTTGGGCTAGATATAAACTTAGATCGCGGGCATTATAAAAGGGGGTTTGGTTGGCTTTGTAGGCTTGATCATGCTCCTCATCTACAATCAATAATCCCAAATGTGCCATAGGTAAGAATAATGCGCTTCGAGTGCCCACCACCACGCGCACCTCTTGGGTGTAGAGCTTTTTTAAAAGGCTCTCCCTTTGAGCGGGATTGAGTTTGCTATGCCACAGCCCCACCTGCGATCCAAAGCTTTTTAGAAGTGTTTGATAAATTTGAGGAGCTAGGGCAATTTCAGGCACTAACACCAACACTCCCAAAGATTGTTGGAGTTTACTAGCAATGAGATGGGCGTAAATATGCGTCTTGCCACTGCCCGTATCTCCAAAGAGCAAGGCACTTTGAAGAGAACTAATTTTATCGTATGCAATTTGCTGTGCAGAGCTAAGGGGCTCAAGCTTGGGGGTTATACAAGATGGCGCGGGCACATACTCAGTTTTAAAGGGTTGAAACAGGGGCGCGATCACGCCTATTGGGGCACAATAATAATGCGCCATGAAGTGCAACAAGAACATTTGGTGCGCATTAAAATACGCCTCTATAGGCTTTGCCTGCTTGCAGGTAAAATGAGGTCGATCGCACACCCCCAACACCACCCCCTGAACAGACCGGCGTTGCAGGTGGATTTTAACCAGCGCGCCTACCTCTAGGTTTTCTTGACTCTCATAAGTAAGAGGTTTGATCTTGGCAAAGGGAGCGATGGTGTAAAACAAAACAGGCCTTGTGGGATAGAGATTATGAGGAAATTTGAGCCTTAATAAATTGGAGCGTTTTTGCTAACACTTGTTTTTCGTTTAAATGCTGGATGTCAATTTTAATTTTATGGGGAATCTGACTGCGATCAAAGGCGGCATGGAAGCAATCGATCTCTTCTTGCTTTTGCTTAGGGTCTTTATGGATAGATTGTCCATCTTCTCTCTCCATCAGGCGATCAAGGCGATCGACAAGTAAGATCAAAAACACCTCCTCCATGTCAAGAATCTTTTGTTCCAATTCAAACACGCACGCGCTATCATAATGGCGGTACATAGCCCCAAAAACCGCTTCGCTTAAATGTGTGCGGTTGAGAATAATCGAGGACTCTTTTTTTAAGGCAAGATCAAAGATATATGCATACCAATGCAAATAATGCGCCTGCGTGTAGGTGTCTATGTGGATGGTGTGCAACAATAAAAACACCTCTGTAGAAAAATGTGCCAAAAGCCCACGCGACAAGGTATCTTTTCCCACCCGATCCGGTCCATCTAGTAAAATAAGCACAAAACCCCCCTATCTTTTAAAAAATTTCCAAAATTTCAAAATCTTCAAATCTCTGCGAGTCGTCTTCTGCTACATCGCCTACACTCAAATCCTTAAACGCTTGATAGAGGGGGGCTTTAGGATTCACTAAGACAAAATCCTGCCCTGCGATCTTGGCATGAGAGTGTGCTGCAAAGGGAACCGCAAAAAAGCAAAGTTTTTTATCATCTCTTTGGGCGATCACGCAAGCACCTAAAGCCACTTTTTGGGGATGGGGTTGGTTTTGCAAATCAGCGCACAATCGTTGGGTTAAATTCAAGGCTAGAGTTAAATCCGCCACCCGTTTTTCACCAGCAGCAACAAGATATTGCGCCTCTTCTTTAAAGGTATCATAACGGCTTGCCATCGCACCCTTATGGTAATTAGCCTCTTCTTGAGATTCTCGCACTTGCTTTTGCGCGCTCTCACGCATTTTTGTAATCTCTTGCGCGCATTCTTGGAGAACTTGGATTTTTTCTTGAGTTGTGTTTGGATTCATATCACCTCTTTGATAAATAAGTAAAAGGTCTAAAGCGTTTCAAACACCATGAAGCCTTATCCCCGGGATAGCCACAATTATAATTGCAAGTATCCACAAGACACAATCGCAAGGGAATCAAGCGATAATCTTCCTGTTGCTGCATTTGGAAGTGCCCTTGAGAATCTACTAGGGGGAAATCTAAATCTTGGCGCATATAACAAAAAGTTGCCCATTTGTTAGGGAATACCCTCAAATAATCCTTATAACCCTCGATGCATTGTTTAGCTTTATTACAGAGAGAACAAGGGAGATGGTTTTTGCTAGCCAAAGCATGTTGCTTGTATTCCACACGCGATCCATTTTGTGTTGTAAACACCACGCGATCACGATTGGCCTCCTCTTGGTGTGCGTAGGTGATCAAGCCCGCGTCTAAGACCTCTTGAAGAGCCTCTTGCACGCTGATATAATAGCGTTGGTAGTTTTGGGCAATGTCCTCTGTGTAATACAGATCGAAAAGCTTTAAAGAAATCCCTAGTCGATCCACAAACTCAATTTGGGCTTTTAAATCGTGGGTATACCCCCTGAGCAAAACTCTGTTTAAGGAAATATTAAGCCCAGTCTTTGTGGCGTTTTCTATATTGCTCACCACACGATCAAAGCCATCAAACCCCATGATTTGCCGGTAATTTTGGCGATCCATCGCGTGGAGGGAGATGCGAATCTTCTTGGTGCAATCTTTTAAGCGTTGATCATATTTATCCAAGAAAAAGCCATTCGTAGTGATAGAGGGTGTGTAATGTTTGCTGACCATCTGACACACATCTATGATTGTCCGTGCGCCATCTTTGTAAAGCAAAGGCTCTAGGGCAGCCAACTCGACCTTAGCGCAATTACGATGGGCAAACCAAAAATCCACTAACTGCGCAATAAAGTCATAGGGCATACACTGCACGCGACCCCTTTTTTAAAGTTAAGACCCTAAATTATAACACAGCTTCAACAACCTTTAAAGCGCGTAGCTGTGCTATGATCAGCAAAAAAAGAGAGATGATGCCAAATTTTCAATTACACGCCCCCTATGCGATGAGTTTAGAGCAAGAAAAGGTCGTGCAAACTTTGAGTGAGGGGGTAGAACAAGGGGCGCGTTACCAGACTTTAATTGGAGTTACGGGTAGTGGCAAGACCTTTAGCATGGCCAATTTGATCGCGCGCTTGCAAATGCCCACTTTGATCATGAGTCATAATAAAACCCTATGCGCCCAACTTTACAGCGAGTTTAAAGGCTTCTTCCCTAAAAACCATGTGGAATACTTTATCTCCCACTTTGATTACTACCAGCCCGAGTCCTACATCCCCAGACGCGATCTCTTCATAGAAAAGGATAGCTCGATCAATGAAGATTTAGAACGCCTGCGCTTGAGCGCAGTAACTTCATTGCTGAGTTATGAGGATGTGATTGTGGTCGCTAGTGTATCGGCTAATTATGGGCTGGGCAACCCTGCTGAGTATTTGAGCATGCTAGAAAAAATCCAAGTAGGGCAAGTGCGCCCCTATAAGCAATTCTTGCTCAAGCTCGTAGAAATGGGCTATAGTCGCCAAGAAATCTTAGAGCGGGGTAAATTTAGGGTAGTGGGAGAATGTGTAGATATTTTCCCCGCCTATAATGATGAAAACTTTATTCGCATCGAGTTTTTTGGCGATGAGATCGAGCGCATCACTAGCATGGACGCGCTGGAGAACACCCCCCTAAAGCAACTAGACTCTTACCCCCTCTATGCGGCAAATGCCTTTATTGTCAGTCCAGAGCGTTTGCAACAAGCCATTAAAGACATTGAGCAAGAATTACAGGCACGCCTAAGCTTTTTCAAACAAGCCCAAAAGCCCCTAGAATACGAACGCCTCAAAACCCGCACCGAATTTGATTTAGAGATGATTAGTGCGACTGGCATTTGTAAGGGCATTGAGAATTATGCGCGCCACTTCACGGGCAAACAAGAGGGGGAGACCCCCTATACTTTGATGGACTACTTCGCCCAAAAGCAACGCCCCTTTTTGGTGATAGTTGACGAGTCGCATGTGAGTTTGCCCCAATTTAAGGGCATGTATGCGGGGGATTTGAGCCGTAAGCAAGTCTTGGTAGATTACGGCTTTAGATTGCCCTGTGCGCTGGATAATCGCCCGCTCCAATATGAAGAGTTTATCACCAAACCCCCCCATTTTCTCTTTGTCTCAGCTACCCCTAACCCCCTAGAGTTAGAACTCTCACAAGGTCATATCGCCCAGCAGATTATCCGCCCCACCGGATTACTAGACCCTGAGTATGAGGTGCGCCCCGTGGCTAATCAAGTGCGGGATTTATTTGAGAGCATTAAAGAGGTGGTGAGCAGACATGAGCGCGTGCTGGTTACTACCTTGACTAAGCGCATGGCGGAGGAATTATGCAAGCACTATTTAGAATGGGGCTTGAGGGTGCAGTATCTGCATAGCGATATTGATGCCATTGAGCGCAACCATTTGATTAGAGAGCTTAGATTAGGGGTTTTTGATGTGCTCATTGGGATCAACTTATTAAGAGAGGGGCTAGACTTGCCAGAAGTCTCTTTAGTGGCGATCTTGGATGCGGATAAAGAGGGGTTTTTACGCAGTGAAACCAGTTTGATTCAGACGATGGGGCGCGCGGCTCGGCATGTGCGTGGCAAGGTGCTTTTTTATGCCGATAAAATCACAGCAAGCATGCAAAAAGCGATGCAAATTAGCGATGAGAGACGGGCTAAACAAAAAGCCTTTAATGCAGAACATGGCATTGAGCCTAAAAGCGTGCAAAGACATGTTGAAGAAGAATTGATCGATAGCCTGCCTGCCAAACCCAAACGCTCCAAAGCCCTAGAAAAAATGCCTAAGAGTGAAAAGGATCGCTTAATCAAAACTTTAAGGGCGCAAATGCAACAACGCGCTAAGGTGTTGGACTTTGAAGAGGCGGCAAGATTGCGCGATGAGATCGCACGCATTAGGTTGTAGTGTAATGGCAAAATTTTTTCCTAGCGCAATCCTGCCTCCTCTGCTGATTTTTATTTTGATAGGTTTAATGGAATATATTAAAGTTTATTTAATTATTTTTCGCCTACAATCTCGGTCTGCGATTTTTTCTTTATCTTATAAGGTGGACGATGTTTAAATCATTTATATCAAAGGTGCTGGTGCCCTGCGGGCTGTTGGTTACAGGGGCGCAGGCGGCAAGTTTTGCTTATGACCTTAAGTTTGTGAGCTTTACTTACAATCTAGCGGGCAAAGAAAACCCTTATTGGAATAGCTTAGTGAATATGAAAAATAGAATCATGCCCGAGATTGGGATTCAATTTGACAAAAACCAATCCTTGATGTTTGGGGCGTGGTTTATCCAAAACCTGCACACGCACTATAGCTATTTCCCCTATTCTTGGGGGGTTACAATGTATTATAGCGCGGTGGGCAAGAACTTTAGGGCGTATGTGGGGATCATTCCTAGAACTTATTCCATCTCTTCTTATCCACTTGCGGCCTTTAAAAAACTCTTTTGGTTTAAAGACCCTACCGCTAGAGGGGCGATGTTGCAGTTCAAGCCTGCTTACGATCCTAACCGCGCGTGGAATGGTTGGGGAGAGTTTATTATCGATTGGTATGGGGGGCGCAACTGGAACAACGGGCCAGCTAAAGATAATTACAATTTTAACCAAATGCTCTATTTTGGATCGACTGAATG
This portion of the Helicobacter felis ATCC 49179 genome encodes:
- a CDS encoding radical SAM protein, which gives rise to MPYDFIAQLVDFWFAHRNCAKVELAALEPLLYKDGARTIIDVCQMVSKHYTPSITTNGFFLDKYDQRLKDCTKKIRISLHAMDRQNYRQIMGFDGFDRVVSNIENATKTGLNISLNRVLLRGYTHDLKAQIEFVDRLGISLKLFDLYYTEDIAQNYQRYYISVQEALQEVLDAGLITYAHQEEANRDRVVFTTQNGSRVEYKQHALASKNHLPCSLCNKAKQCIEGYKDYLRVFPNKWATFCYMRQDLDFPLVDSQGHFQMQQQEDYRLIPLRLCLVDTCNYNCGYPGDKASWCLKRFRPFTYLSKR
- the uvrB gene encoding excinuclease ABC subunit UvrB is translated as MPNFQLHAPYAMSLEQEKVVQTLSEGVEQGARYQTLIGVTGSGKTFSMANLIARLQMPTLIMSHNKTLCAQLYSEFKGFFPKNHVEYFISHFDYYQPESYIPRRDLFIEKDSSINEDLERLRLSAVTSLLSYEDVIVVASVSANYGLGNPAEYLSMLEKIQVGQVRPYKQFLLKLVEMGYSRQEILERGKFRVVGECVDIFPAYNDENFIRIEFFGDEIERITSMDALENTPLKQLDSYPLYAANAFIVSPERLQQAIKDIEQELQARLSFFKQAQKPLEYERLKTRTEFDLEMISATGICKGIENYARHFTGKQEGETPYTLMDYFAQKQRPFLVIVDESHVSLPQFKGMYAGDLSRKQVLVDYGFRLPCALDNRPLQYEEFITKPPHFLFVSATPNPLELELSQGHIAQQIIRPTGLLDPEYEVRPVANQVRDLFESIKEVVSRHERVLVTTLTKRMAEELCKHYLEWGLRVQYLHSDIDAIERNHLIRELRLGVFDVLIGINLLREGLDLPEVSLVAILDADKEGFLRSETSLIQTMGRAARHVRGKVLFYADKITASMQKAMQISDERRAKQKAFNAEHGIEPKSVQRHVEEELIDSLPAKPKRSKALEKMPKSEKDRLIKTLRAQMQQRAKVLDFEEAARLRDEIARIRL